The DNA window atatgtttaaaacaaaggtaataaattctcaaaactcatcgcttcctaattattttaccaTTATCTATGCTCTTGAGGTTACTTGCATCCTAATGATGGAAATATTACAGAATGGCGTGTACATATCTTCCCAACCCCATGATAAGTGACTTCACGTTGGTAGGCTGAAATCAGCCACAGTGGGGGGAGTACTTACACCACAGAAACTGGCAAAAGGCGTAAATCAAGACTCTTCCAGTTACTAGACATCAGTACTCCACTGGTCTGACCCCAAATGCTCTGGGCCTCCTGTCTCCCTTCTCATAGGGGATGACACTCAACTTGATTAAGCCCAAGACACAGAAGGTGCACACACAGGAAGAATCCTCAGCCCTGCGGCCCCCAGATGAGGAGGAACTTCCTTAGGATCAAGGCAGAGCTGGCCCAGAGCAACCCTGTTGGGAAGGtctccctgacttctgacctaGAACTCGCCTGCTTGTTTTCCTGAGAACTGGGTAGGGAAGAAAAGCCATTTGCCCTGTTAGTTAGAAATTCCTTCCAGGATGGGAAGGGCTCAACTGCGTCACCCCAAAGTGATTTTCTCAGCTCAAGAATGGtagctctggggacttccctggtggtccagtgggtaagactccgtgctcccaatacagggggcctgggttcgatccctagtcggggaactagatcctgcatgcatgccgcaactaaagatcttgcatgccacaactaagacctggcacagccaaaataaataaataaatgaataataaatattaaaaaaaaaaaagaatggtagcTCTGTCAGcatattcctttcctttttaaaataaatttacttatttatttttggctgtgttgggtcttcgttgctgcacggggcctttctctagttgcagcgagcaggggctactcttcgtcgctgTGTGCAGGCCTCTtgttgcggtggcctctcccgttgcagagcatgggctccaggcgcgtgggcctcagcagttgtggcacccgggctccacagcgcaggctcagcagttgtggcgcacgggcttagttgctccgcagcatgtgggatcttcccgcaccagggcttgaacccgtgtcccctgcattggcaggcagattcttaaccactgagccaccagggaagtcccagcatcttCCTTTCCTACCAGGTCGGAGCCGATCCCTCTTGGCCCCCCATGTCCCACCTCACTCACTCAGCCAATATTACTGAGGCccaactatatgccaggcactgtgtgaggcACTGGGAATAGAGCAGTGAATGAAACTAAGATCCGTACCCTGGGTGAGCGAGCAACTACGCAGGGGAGTCTATGAACATAACTGTGTCCTCAGACCACTACATCCCACTCTTCTCAACAACCTGTCATCCAAGGCTGGCGTATGTTTTGCTGGTGATGTATTCCTAAGACGACAGGCATTTCTATTTGCCATCTCAAGTGGTTGCCACATGGTAGATAGGTAAACACACAATTTAGGAGACCCAtagggactggggagggggaacTGGGGTGAGATTAgcattatttcagattttatgCATATTGGGGCCTTTATTAGTGTTTTTATTCCACTTTGAAAGCTGCATGATTCAGTTGTGCCCAAACAGGACACCAGCGCTGTATTTGTTAAGCTCTGTCTCCCCCTCTTGGCTGTGGGAATAGACCAGCAGAGCCGGCGGGCAAAGCCAGATGGGTGGTGAGACCCAAGGGGCACGCGTGGGCAGGGCCTGgtctctccccagctcctccacACCATCCTTCCTGAGCCCCTGGGGGAGTTTCTGAACCCAAAACCTTAACCTGAGCTTTGAGGCCTCCAAAGAAACTCACTTTTCATAGCATGGCCCAGGGCAGGCAGGAGCTAGTGCAGCTGGGAGCCCTGACTGGCGCCCTCACCTTGGAtttatggggaaactgagactgaaGCGGTCATGCAGCAAAGCTAAGACGGGCCTAGAACTATAAGATTCTCAGCCTGGAACTGGTTCTGCCATGGCTCAAGCCCTGTTCCATTCCCTAGTGCCCTGTCCTGCAAgatgcctcctccaggaagctttcccagATCTCCTCAGCTCTAGGACCTCCCTGCCACCCATCTTAATACTGTGTCTACTCCTCAATCGATCCCACCCTGCCCTCCTAGGATTCGGTATCAATCGAGTCAGCGGCCAGCAGGGAGTGAGTCATGGAGATCTGTCCCTGCCCTCAGCTTACTGACTGGTTGTCCACACACACGCTACCGTCAGTTAGCCTCTGCTACCACCTGCTCTTGTCTAACTTGAACCCTCCAAGATGTAGGAGGCTCACTTGCTCCTGCTTTCTCTGCAGATCTGAATTCCCAAATGACAGCAGTGAAGAGTGCCTTggatggagggggtggggttTAGAGGTTGGGGGTAAGGTGGCCTCAAGAGCCAAGCTCAGATCCTCTTGCTCTTTCTTGGGTGGCTCACTTCCcttctcttagcctcagtttaaCTGGGAAATGGGACAATAATTTCCATCTCCAGAGTAATTCTGAAACTAAATAACAGACACCAAGGTGCTTCATAAAGCTCTGTAATAGGAGAGGTCTTGGATACAATTTACATcatctgagcacctactgtgtagcaGGCACTCATCCTGATCACTCTCTCCTCAGCGAAACTGTCATggttactattcccattttacacccAGGGCAGAGATGCTCAAAGGTTACGTAACTTAACAAGATTACAGAGCCCTGGAGCTGGAACTGGAACTCAGGTCAAACTCCATCCACCTTCTGTGCTCCCCGCACACCTGCCTTCAACCTGCCGCTAGAAACTCCTGTTCCAAACCTCCAACGGTGGCGGGGGGAATCCTTCCAGGCTTTGTCCCCAACTCTCCGACCTCACCCCGATGGCGGGTGGGGAAAATGACAGGAGCCCTTGAGGCTGGTTCAGAAAGGCTAGGATTGGGAGTCGGGGCCCTGGATTCCGCCTGCAACTCCTTGAGCCAcaatgggcctcagtttcctcatctgtcaaaccGGGACCCCACTGCTGCCCCTCACAGGGTGACGGTTGCAAGAATTACCACATGTGGACATGAAAGCATCCTGGGCTCTTGCTGGGTGGGGACCGCCCTCACATCCCTCCTGTTCCCCACCTGTCACCTGGATacgccccttccccaccccactcgCAGGAGTGGAGGCATAAGCGCCCTAGCTCAGTTTCCCCGCCAGCCCCGCGCTCACCGGGAGTCCGGCTGCCGTCGCTGAGCGGGTGCCACGGGTCGCGGTCGGTGGCCACCAGCAGGCAGTCGGGGTCGCGCAAGTGCGCGCAGGCCTCGCTCAGCTTAGCGAAGGAGAAGTGCTCGTCGTAGCCCACCAGCACGGCGCGCACGCGCGGGGCCGAGCCCGGGTCCTCGTCGGGGTCCCCCGCCAGGCGCAGCCCCGCGGCGCGCAGCTCGGCCCGCAGCCCCTCGCCGCCCAACACGAACACCGCGCCCTGCGCGTCCGGCGGCCCGAGCAGGCGCTGGCGCAGCAAGCGCGCAGCGCACAGCGCGGAGCTGAAGAGCTGCTCGGCGCGCAGGCCCCCGAAGCCGAGGCGCGCGAAGCGGAGGGCCAGCTCGGGCCGCGCGCGCCGGCTGTTGTTGCTCACGAACAGCGCCGCCTTGCCAGCCCGCGCCAGCCGCTCCAGCAGCTCCGGGGCGCCCGGCACGGCGCACTCGCCGTTCCACAGCACCCCGTCGCAATCGAAAAGGACCCCCTGCGCCCGGCCCAGCACGTCGCGCAGGGCCGCGCCGTGCAGCCGTTCGCAGCTCGCCATGCAGCCGGCTGGCTGCCCGCACGCTCGCGCCGCGCCGCTCTCTTTCCGCGAGCACGGCGCGCTCGTCCGCAGCTGGCTGGTTTCCGGCACCTGCCAATCGGCGCGCCGCAAGGGCCAGGGGGCGGGGTCATGGCCTGGCCCGCGGCCAATGGGGGCTAGAGTCTCGGGGAGGAGCTGGGCTGCGAGCTAAGGGAACCTGGAGAAAAGGGCGGAATCGCGGCCGCCAACGAGGGAAAGGGACCAACGACGGCCTAGCCTGGTCCTTCGTCACTCCCCTTAGTTCCTCTGGGCCTGTAGTCGCTGAGCTTCAGCCCTAACTAGCTTCTTGCAGGGATGGGAGGCTGAGAGACTGACGCTCCTTTTGACCAATAAGGAGTTACAAGTAGAAAATAGGGCCCGCTCCGCGTTCCCCAGCCAATCAGAAGCTTAAGACGGCTGGTTGCTAGGAGGAAAACAGATGCTAAAGGAGATGTTATCTTTGGGTCAAATCTCATTGCTCTCTGAACCGTGATCACACCAGTTACGAGCGAAGTCTTGAGAAGAGTGTGGGTGTGTTGAGGAGAGAGGCACACGGTGTCCTCTCGGACGCTGGAGCCCTTggtctagaccagtggttctccacTCTGGCTGTGCGGTGGAGTCCCCAGGGGaacgaaatttttttttttgagatataatttacatacagtaagaTGTGTAGATCTTAAATGTACAGTtccatgactttaaaaaatatatattcgtttatttatttttgactgctttgggtcttcgttgctgtgcgtgggctttctctagttgcggcaagtgggggctactcttccttgcggtgcacgggcttctcattgaggtggcttctctttgttggggagcacgggttctaggcgcgcaggctttagtagctgtggcacacgggctcagtagttgtggattgcgggatctagagtgtaggctcagtagttgtggcgcacaggctcagttgctccgcagcatgtgggatcttcccggaccagggctcaaacctgtgtcccccgtgttgataggcggattcttaaccactgcgccaccagggaagtccagttccATGACTTTTGAgaaacgttttttaaaaataccactgtGTTGCAGGATCCCAGAAATTCTagtttaattgttttgggtgagACCCggcatttcaaattttctttgcttttttaattacCCAGGGATTCCACTGTGAGGCCAGAGTGGAGAGGCACTGGGCTAGAGGCAGTCTGTCACCCGAGGACCCTGGAGCGGGAAGGAGACAGAGCAGCAGTAGCCAGTTGCCCAGGGTAGTGATGGGACCCAGCTGCCTAGGTCCCCACTTGGGGAGGAATGTGTCACAATTCTGAGGTGGTCTGCCAACCTCTGAGAAGGTTCTGAAGACGTGTCTGACCCCCAGGAGCAACTGGAGCTTCAAAGACCTGGGAAAAGCCACACCCTGTCACTCAGGCTCTGAGGCTGAtattttctgtgcctcagtgccCTGGGCATTTGCTCCTGGCCTTTGCATAGGTGGTCTCCTTTGCTTGGaatgttcttccttcttcccttttttagCTGGCTAGCTCCTGAAAGACTCCCCCTCAAtatcatctcctccaggaagccttcttggccttcaccctacacacacacacacacacacacacacacacacacacacacacacaaccagtcTGGGTTAATTGGCTTGCCCCTAAGTGTGCTAACATGGGTTCCCAGTGCCATGAcacttgattctttttcttttttttggccttgccacgcGGCTTACgggatctcagttctccaaccagggattgaacctgcgcgctcggcagtgaaagcgtggagtcctaaccactggaccatcagggaaccCCCATGACACTTGATTCTAATTGTCAGTTCTCCTGCCCATCCGTTCCCAGGAGCTCCTAGGGCGTAGGGCTGAGTTGGGACCTAGCCCAGAGTCTGGCACAGAGCAGCCTCAGGGAATATTTGAGGACAGATCCATCCCTGCTCCACAGGGGAGCCTTCCTTGCCTTCTCCGGGAACAGAGAACACCACAGGTTGGGGGAAACAGCAAGCAGTCATCACTTATAGGGCACTTCTGTGTGCAAGGGCGGTACCTTGGTCTTTACAAGTgtgtctcttttaatcctcaaacCAACATTTCTGTGGTGGAAGTTGTTAAATGTTTTCACAGATGAAG is part of the Phocoena sinus isolate mPhoSin1 chromosome 10, mPhoSin1.pri, whole genome shotgun sequence genome and encodes:
- the LOC116760102 gene encoding pyridoxal phosphate phosphatase isoform X4, with protein sequence MASCERLHGAALRDVLGRAQGVLFDCDGVLWNGECAVPGAPELLERLARAGKAALFVSNNSRRARPELALRFARLGFGGLRAEQLFSSALCAARLLRQRLLGPPDAQGAVFVLGGEGLRAELRAAGLRLAGDPDEDPGSAPRVRAVLVGYDEHFSFAKLSEACAHLRDPDCLLVATDRDPWHPLSDGSRTPGTGSLAAAVETASGRQALVVGKPSPYMFECITEHFSVDPSRILMVGDRLETDILFGHRCGMTTVLTLTGVSSLEEAQTYLAAGQHDLVPHYYVESIADMMEGLED